GGCTATCTCTTTGCAAGGCGGGGAGGGAGGAAGCGCCAGCCCTGTTTGCACAACTGGGTTTTGTAAGAATTGAGCCTAGAACCGGAAAACAGGAAAAGACGTTTTGGTTCCGGGAAGTAAACAAAGTACAGAAACATGATGCAAAAAAGTGCAATTTGTTCCTTGTCTTTGCATTTTTCCTTTCATCGCTGACCAAATATAGATAGTGACCCCCTTGCATAAACTTCTTGGACTAAAAAACCCATCATCAGCCTTCTCTCTGGCCCAATGTGTTGCTCCTGGAACATTGGACTACAATATCCATCACCCCCGTTCATCAGCATTTTCTCAAACCCAATGCATTGCTCCTGGAacattggactacaacacccatcatcaGCCTTCTTTCTGACCCAACGTGTTGCTCTTGGAAcgttggactacaacacccatcacccCAGTCATCTGCATTATCTCAATCCTGATGTGTTGCTCCTGTAACATTGGAGTACAACACCCATCAGCAGTCTTATCCGTGACCTGATGTGTTGCTCCTGGAacattggactacaacacccatcacccCCGTTCATCAACATTTTCTCAAACCCAATGCATTGCTCCTGGAATCGTtgggactacaacacccatcatcaGTCTTATCTCTGATCCAACATGTTGCTCATGGAacattggactacaacacccatcacccCCAGTTCATCCAGATTCAAACTCAATGCATTGCTCCTGGAAcactggactacaacacccatcacccCCAGTTCATCCAGATTCAAACTCAATGCATTGCTCCTGGAAcactggactacaacacccatcacccCCAGTTCATCCAGATTCAAACTCAATGCATTGCTCCTGGAAcactggactacaacacccatcacccCCAGTTCATCCAGATTCAAACTCAATGCATTGCTCTTGGAacattggactacaacacccatcacccCCAGTTCATCCACATTCAAACTCAATGCATTGCTCCTGGAAcactggactacaacacccatcacccCCAGTTCATCCACATTCAAACTCAATGCATTGCTCCTGGAACAttggactacaaaacccatcaccCCCAGTTCATCCAGATTCAAACTCAATGCATTGCTCCTGGAACACTGGACTACAATACCCATCACCCCCAGTTCATCCACATTCAAACTCAATGCATTGCTCCTGGAAGACTGGACTACAATACCCATCACCCCCAGTTCATCCACATTCAAACTCAATGCATTGCTCCTGGAACACTGGACTACAATACCCATCACCCCCAGTTCATCCACATTCAAACTCAATGCATTGCTCCTGGAAGACTGGACTACAATACCCATCACCCCCAGTTCATCCACATTCAAACTCAATGCATTGCTCCTGGAACATTGGACTACAATACCCATCACCTCCCAGTTCATCTACATTCAAACTCAATGCATTGCTCCTGGAACATTGGACTACAATACCCATCACCTCCCAGTTCATCTACATTCAAACTCAATGCATTGCTCTTGGAACACTGGACTACAATACCCATCACCCCCAGTTCATCCACATTCAAACTCAATGCATTGCTTCTGGAAGACTGGACTACAATACCCATCACTCCCAGTTCATCCAGATTCAAACTCAATGcattgcttctggaacactggactacaacacccatcacccCCAGTTCATCCACATTCAAACTCAATGCATTGCTCCTGGAAcactggactacaacacccatcacccCCAGTTCATCCACATTCAAACTCAATGCATTGCTTCTGGAAGACTGGACTACAGCACCCATCACCCCCAGTTCATCCACATTCAAACTCAATGCATTGCTCCTGGAACACTGGACAACAACACCCATCACCCCCAGTTCATCCACATTCAAACTCAATGCATTGCTTCTGGAAgactggactacaacacccatcacccCCAGTTCATCCAGATTCAAACTCAATGcattgcttctggaacactggactacaacacccatcacccCCAGTTCATCCACATTCAAACTCAATGCATTGCTCCTGGAAcactggactacaacacccatcacccCCAGTTCATCCACATTCAAACTCAATGcattgcttctggaacactggactacaacacccatcacccCGTCATTGCATTTTCTCAAACCCAAAGGCTTcctcctgtctgggggaatccttggttgggaggtgttagctagccctagtttccaacagatctctgaggatgcctgggcgaaacgtcaggagagaatgacaacacagataaaaatatatactgtataaaatGAGAGGGAATTATAGTGAGGATATTGCCTCCAAAAACAAAGAAATGATCAAGAATCCAGTCCGGGTTTTGTGGAAACCCAGAGCTCCCTAATGGAATGAATATCCAGtccaggaccttggagagctcacTTACAGCTGGCCTGGAGCAAAACCTGGACCGGATTCTTTTGTTTACTAATTTGGGAAGTGTATTAATCAAACATAGgtgtaaataaaatacaaatagtaATTAATTCATCTCATTGGATGCAAAGCAAAACCAAGCAGCCATGAAACGTGTTGAAATCGGGTCGTTTTAATAAAAGTTTGAGCTTCTGAAAGTGGTACTAAACAAGGAGTCCGTacaagaaatagaaagaaaaaattaaattaaattaaattaaagcacGGTGTCGTCCTCCCCGCCTCCCCTTTTGCTAGTTGTGCAAAATCTGTGCACTGAAATGCATGCTTCAGGCAAGTGCGTTGTTTTCGCTGCAGCCAGagtaacacaaataataataataattaataatagtattaataatacatcacacagtccctaaacacttgggaagtgttcgacttgtggtttcgCGATACAAAATCCAGCGTACACATCTCGTTTACTGTGTTgtcctatgtctttgtgtcaataataataataataataataatcaagcttCCATTACCGCaacgtaaataataataataataataataataataataaagtttccaTTACCGGGATGTTTATAtattctgtccttgttaattgtgcaACGGAATTGAATGTTTGTGTTCTGTAAtacagcggaatataaataaagtatattattattatttccgaaGTGGATTTGAATTGATACCGCCATTAAGGTTCGGACTAAAACCGAAATGGAGAAAACAACAACCTCAAATTGAGGATCAGGAGCCATTGAGATCCAATTGTATTgcacctcccatcatccccaaaccaGAAAAAGCGAAGGATGATGGGCGTTGCAATATGATTTTTTACGATTGTCATTATTTATAGCTTAATTTTGACCGACAAACCTACAAGTTAAACATTAGCATTTCATTTTAGGCCTTTAAAACGGGGGAAAGTGTTGTCcgagtttgcaaagaacggggagATTCGGTTTCCAGGGAAACAGatgcaaaatatttaattttattctattattacattGAAGAAATCAATTTGATTGGCCTGACGAGAGCTTTGCCAAAAATGggcaaaggagagagagagagaaagcaactATTGGATTTAAGTTATAATTTTtgctatgtttatatatatatatcccttttAATGCACATTTAAAGCCCTCCGTCGCTGCAATGGAAAGCAGGCGAGTTGGGCTCTCAATGTATTCCATGATTCCCCAAAAATCCCAATATTTCCTCCTCTTATCCCTCCCCGCAAAATCCCATGTCTTTCGTCCTTTTTTGCAGCCATTCCAAAAGCCAAAGGAAAAATGGCATGACCGGAACCTAGAACCCGGAACCTAGAACCCGGACATTGTGGTCTTTTTCTCCCCGGCGGGATGAAATAAACCTCCGAGGGCCAAAGGAAAAGTGGCACAACTGGAACCTAGAACCCGGAATCTAGAACCCGGAATCTAGAACCCGGACATTGTGGTCTTTTTCTCCCTGGCGGAATAGAATAAACCATCGAGGGCCCAAAAAAAAACACGGCACAACCCGGAACCCAGAACCTAGAACCCGGACATTGTGGTATTTTTCTCCTCGACGGAATGGAATAAACCCCCGAGGGCCAAAGGAAAAGTGGCACAATTGGAACCTAGAACCCGGAACCTAGAACCCAGATATTGTGGTCTTTTTCTCCCCAAAGGAATGGAATAAACCTCCGAGGGCCAAAGGAAAAGCGGCACAATCGGAACCTAGAACCCGGAACATAGAACCCGGAGATTGTGGTCTTTTTCTCCCCGGCGGAATGGGATAAACCTCCGAGGGCCAAAGGAAAAGTGGCACAATTGGAACCCAGAACCCGGAACCTAGAACCTGGAATCTAGAACCCAGACATTGTGGTCTTTTTCTCCCCAAAGGAATGGAATAAACTTCCGAGGGCCAAAGGAAAAGCGGCACAACTGGAACCTAGAACCCGGAACCTAGAACCCGGAATCTAGAACCCGGACATTGTGGTCTTTTTCTCCCTGGTGGAATGGAATAAACCTCCGAGGCTCCGCTGCAAAGTTACGGGTGGGAACAAAGGAGGAGGCCAGTCCTGCATTTCCGGGTCCAAGTCAAGTTCGCCAGGTCACGGGTGCGGTTTGCGCGaaggaggcagaggaagaggCGGGTGCAAGGAAGCGTCGTCAAAAAGCGGGTTCTTCACCTCCATTTCGCCGGTCTGTCATTTGGGAGGACCAAAACAAGACAAAGATGCGATTAGTTCCATCCAGATCTAGAACCGGTAGCAAGGAAGCAGGGAGGAGCGGGGGTCCCATCATCCCCGCAGAGCTACTCACGGGAGCCAGTCCGGGGCATTCGTAGACCGTGAAGTCACCGTCCTCGTTCTCTTCGTCCGAAGAAGCCGATTCGGGGACCTTGGTCTCCTCCTTCTGCCTGCGGATTGGGACCCAGGAGAACTATCAGTCccagaggccgagagagtgtgacttgcccaagggatGAGTGGGGATCTGGGCCCAAGTGCCCTGGAATCATAGGCtaatgctctttttttttttttttttttaaaagcgtaTTCTGAACAAATCCCTGAGTATTTAGATTGGATTTGCCTTTGAGGCCGAGAGTGTGTGACCTTCCCAAGTGGGCTCCACCaccatattaccgtatatactcgtgtataagccaaccctaatataagccaaagcacctaattttaccacaaaaaactggggaaacttattgactcaagtataagacgagggtgggaaatgcagcagctacgggtcaatctatctatatatataaaagagtgatggcatcacggcgacccacaaaacaacaaaactacacgccccccaacctcgaaatttgacaacacaacacatcatccacagctctaggttgatacaacaaaaagaaaagaaaaataaagtcctaattagagagagaggaataattgcttttatccaattgctgccagtttgaaggctaagctccacccacttggtctcctagcaacctactcaacccaggagacaggcacagttaggcctcacttaggcctcttccacagattatcagattttaactggattatatggcagtgtagactcaaggctcttccacacagctatataacccatttagaatcttatattatctgctttgaactggattatcttgactctacactgccatataatccacttcagtgagcatactaaacataaagacaaccatacaacggacattcaataccaccactacctcaacaatttctcacccaacaccaccagacaacaccacagcaacgcgtggccgggcacagctagttatataataataaagttggttataagtaataataaaatacaagaatagaataatagaatacaataatagaaataatgcataataataaaataaaataataaaatataataatggtaattacaacaatacaatattactaattaatatagtatattaatataatataataaagttGGTTATATGTAATAAGGAAAAATCTGTAAACTTGGTTTTTCAAACCATTTTTGACTAAAGATCATTAGAATGAGCCCCTACTATTATTAGAAATTGTAATATATTAACCTTATCCCTCGCCTTTTAGTCTGAATATTGAAGGACTAATTATATAGCTCTGGgtcattgaacatgttttaaattgttgttgctgtttgttttattctgatgtgtttattgttgtgtttggattttattatgttgttgggcttggtccctttgtaagccgccccgagtcccctcggggagatggggcgggatataagaataaagtaccatatatgctcgagtataagccgacccgactataagccgaggcacctaattttaccacaaaaaaccctgggaa
This genomic window from Anolis carolinensis isolate JA03-04 unplaced genomic scaffold, rAnoCar3.1.pri scaffold_7, whole genome shotgun sequence contains:
- the LOC134293072 gene encoding uncharacterized protein LOC134293072, coding for MGVVVQCSRSNALSLNVDELGVMGVVVQCSRSNALSLNVDELGVMGVVVQCSRSNALSLNLDELGVMGVVVQSSRSNALSLNVDELGVMGVVVQCSRSNALSLNVDELGVMGAVVQSSRSNALSLNVDELGVMGVVVQCSRSNALSLNVDELGVMGVVVQCSRSNALSLNLDELGVMGIVVQSSRSNALSLNVDELGVMGIVVQCSRSNALSLNVDELGVMGIVVQSSRSNALSLNVDELGVMGIVVQCSRSNALSLNVDELGVMGIVVQSSRSNALSLNVDELGVMGIVVQCSRSNALSLNLDELGVMGFVVQCSRSNALSLNVDELGVMGVVVQCSRSNALSLNVDELGVMGVVVQCSKSNALSLNLDELGVMGVVVQCSRSNALSLNLDELGVMGVVVQCSRSNALSLNLDELGVMGVVVQCSRSNALSLNLDELGVMGVVVQCSMSNMLDQR